The candidate division KSB1 bacterium DNA window TGCGCTGCGTTGTCATCGTGCGGGATGAGCTGGCGCGCATGCCCGTTATTCCCCCACCTTCCAACCGCGAAGTTTTTTTGAACCGCCAAGCCGCCAAATACGCAACGCAATACCAGCCTGGCGCTCTTCGCGGCTTCGCGGTTCCATTTAGCACGAAAATCCGTGCAGACAGACAAGAGGTCTGCGCGACATTGCCATCCCGAGGGGTGGAAATTTCCTGCAACGGCCCGCGGCCATGGCAGGCGCGTTCTCTCAAAACTGCGCGAGCACGGACGGCTGCTATCTAAAACTCAAGGCGGCGCCCAGGCCAATGCTGGTGTACTTGCCGAAATTCCCGTCCACGTTGATCTTGAAAAACGGGATCGGCTCCACGGTGAGGCCTACCGTGGCCTGCGGATAGTTGACGTTGTAATCCTTGTTGATGTCGGGCGGCAGGCCGGGAATGTGCAACGACAGGCTGGTGCGGTCAATGCCGCCGCCGCCATAAAGGGTGAAGAATGGCAGACTCTTGCTGATGTAAGCCTTGGCGCTGAGCGTCGACACCGTGCCGAAGTTGAAGGCATCCGGCACCAGGATGGTTTGATAGCCGGCAATGAGCACGATGCCGGGAGTGGCGAGATTGTCCTTCAGCAGGCCATACTTCAAGCCGCCACCCAGCAGCGTGACATTGCCACCAGGATCGCCCTTGATCGGCAGCGTGAAGAAGCGGCCGAATACCTCGAAGTTGGCGGGCAGACCAATATTGCCATGCAGGAAGGCAAAGGGCACATAGTCCGCGCCTTCCAGGGGATCCTGCACCGTCGGGATGATGTCCTTGAATTCATCGGGAATCGGGGTGAACACACCGCTCAAACGCAGATCAATGCCGCCCGGGCGGTGCACTTCGGCGGAGTTGACGAAGCCGCCGCCCACCAGCGAGCTGAACAGATTGAGCAGGGATTCGACCTGTTTGTCGATATCGCTTTGCGCCAAAAACCGGCCATCGCTGGTTTGCACGTCCCAGTCATACTTCTGCGCGTGCGCTTCGGACGACAGCCATACCAGCAGCAGCATCGTCAGGACAACGCCAAGCTTTCGCATGATTTTTCCTCCAGGGATTTGATGGTAAGAATGCTGTACCGTTCGCGCCAGGCTTCTGCCAACGCCTGCTCTTCCGGCTGCACTGCGCCTTCTGCCAATTCAATATCCAGGGCTTCTGCAAAACCGCGCCGCACCGCCTGCGCGGCTTCTGCGAAGGTGATCACCCGGCCGGCGGCGGCCGCCAGTGTGATGGTATGTTCGAGCAACCGTTGGCGTTCCGCCGCCACCGTGGCCGTCTCGCCTTTGAGAAAAGCGGGCAACTGCTCGTGCCCATCCTGCAGGATGAGCGAGCCGTGTTGCAACACCCCCTCGCGAAAACGGCGTTGCGCACTGCCCACGATTTTCCGGCCGGCAACAATGACTTCATTGCGTGCCGCACTGGCAAAACAGGACATGCGCAGCGGCCGGCCATCCTGGTGCAGCCGCTCGCCCGGCGCAAATCTGGCGGCCACCCCGAGCACGGCCAAACCCGCCACCAGTGCTTCGCTGATCCTGCGGTACAAATCCAGCGGCAGGATGTCATACCACGGATGTCCCGCGGGGATCACCACGCTGTAGGTCAATTCCTCGGCATGCAGAATGGCCCGGCCGGCGGTGGGCCGGCGCGCCACTTCATAACCCGCGGCCCGGCACCTGGCGAGATCGACCTCGTCCGCCGCTTGATGATAGCCGAGCGAAATGCAATAAGGTCGCCAGCGGAAAAAGCGCAGGCTCGGCACGTGCGTCCAACCGCCGCGCGCCATCGCCGCATCGAGCGCCATGTGATAAGCGCCGTCAGCAAAGCCGGTATCAAGCAATCGCCAGGGCCTCATCAGGGCTGCAGCTCTCCTCGGGCGTCAATCGGAATCAGAATCATTGGCCGCGGCCGCGCGCGCCCCCCGGGCATGCCTGTGCCCGCCGCCAATGATCCCGCGCTCGCTCTTTTCCACGAACTCGATCACGGCTTTCACCTCCGGCGTCAGCTCGCCGGCGGCGCGCAGCCGCGCGAGTGCCTGGCTGACATTCAGGCCGGATTTGAACAAAATTTTGTAGGCGCGCTTGAGCGCCAGCAGTTGTTCTTCGGTGAAGCCGCGGCGCCGCAAACCCACGGCATTCAATCCGGCGTAGATCAGCGGCTCATTCACCGCCAGAATGTAAGGCGGCACGTCTTTGGACACTCGATAGCCGCCGCCGATGAAACTGTGCTGGCCGATGCGCACAAACTGGTGCACCGGCACCATGCCGCCGATGCCCGCCCAGTCCTCCAGCACCACATGGCCGGCGAGATTGACGGCATTGGCGAGAATGCAGTGATTGCCGATGATGCAGTCGTGCGCGACGTGGGCATACGACATGATCAGACAGTCACTGCCCACGCGCGTTTCGCGGTGATCTTTGGTGCCGCGATTGATGGTGGCGAACTCGCGAATGGTGGTGCGGTCGCCGATGTGCACCGTGGTCTCCTCGCCGCCAAATTTCAAATCCTGCGGCACGGAACCGATCACCGCGCCGGTGAACACCCGGCAGTTCCGGCCCAGTCGTGTGCCCGACGCCAGATGCACATGCGGCTTGATTTCACAACCCGGCCCGATCTGAACATTGGCCTCCACAATCGCATACGCTCCGATGGTCACATCGGAGGCAATCTCTGCGGCCGGATCAACGATCGCCGTCGGATGAATATTCGCCACAGGATACTCCCGCTCAGTTGCGATTCACCACCGCCGCCGACAACTCCGCCTCACACACCAGCTCGTTGGCGACATACGCTTTGCCCGCCATCTTGCAGAGCGATTGCCGCAGCTTGAGCAGTTCCAGCTCGAAGATGATCTGATCACCCGGCCGCACCGGCTTGCGGAACTTCACCTTGTCCAGCCCGGTGAAGTACACCAGCTTGTCCTCCGGGTTGCTTTGCGTGTTGAGCAGCAAAATGCCGCCCACCTGCGCCATGGCCTCGAGAATCAGCACGCCCGGCATGATGGGATGGCCGGGAAAGTGGCCCTGGAAGAACGGCTCGTTCAAGGTGACGTTCTTCAAT harbors:
- a CDS encoding lipoate--protein ligase family protein, with product MRPWRLLDTGFADGAYHMALDAAMARGGWTHVPSLRFFRWRPYCISLGYHQAADEVDLARCRAAGYEVARRPTAGRAILHAEELTYSVVIPAGHPWYDILPLDLYRRISEALVAGLAVLGVAARFAPGERLHQDGRPLRMSCFASAARNEVIVAGRKIVGSAQRRFREGVLQHGSLILQDGHEQLPAFLKGETATVAAERQRLLEHTITLAAAAGRVITFAEAAQAVRRGFAEALDIELAEGAVQPEEQALAEAWRERYSILTIKSLEEKSCESLALS
- the lpxA gene encoding acyl-ACP--UDP-N-acetylglucosamine O-acyltransferase, with product MANIHPTAIVDPAAEIASDVTIGAYAIVEANVQIGPGCEIKPHVHLASGTRLGRNCRVFTGAVIGSVPQDLKFGGEETTVHIGDRTTIREFATINRGTKDHRETRVGSDCLIMSYAHVAHDCIIGNHCILANAVNLAGHVVLEDWAGIGGMVPVHQFVRIGQHSFIGGGYRVSKDVPPYILAVNEPLIYAGLNAVGLRRRGFTEEQLLALKRAYKILFKSGLNVSQALARLRAAGELTPEVKAVIEFVEKSERGIIGGGHRHARGARAAAANDSDSD